A genomic region of Ictidomys tridecemlineatus isolate mIctTri1 chromosome 10, mIctTri1.hap1, whole genome shotgun sequence contains the following coding sequences:
- the Elfn1 gene encoding protein ELFN1, which yields MAGRGWGVLWVCVAAATLLHAGGLAHGDCWLIEGDKGFVWLAICSQNQPPYEAIPQQINNTIVDLRLNENRIRSVQYASLSRFGNLTYLNLTKNEIGYIEDGAFSAQFNLQVLQLGYNRLRNLTEGMLRGLSKLEYLYLQANLIEVVMASAFWECPNIVNIDLSMNRIQQLSSGTFVGLAKLSVCELYSNPFYCSCELLGFLRWLAAFTNATQTYDRMQCESPPVYSGYYLLGQGRQGQRSILSKLQSVCTEDSYGAAAEVIGPRLVPGRSQLGRSPPPPPPPEPSDAPCAYDECFSGDGTTPLVATLATQAEARPLIKVKQLTQNSATITVQLPSPFNRMYTLEQYNNSKPSTVSKLTQAQEEIRLTNLYTLTNYTYCVVSTSSGTQHNHTCLTICLPKPPSPPGPVPSPSTATHYIMTILGCLFGMVLVLGAVYYCLRRRRRQEEKHKKAAAAAAAGSLKKTIIELKYGPEMEAPGLAPLSQGPLLGPEAVTRIPYLPAATGEVEQYKLVESGETPKASKGNYIEVRTGEAPERRDCELGRQGPDSQSSVAEISTIAKEVDKVNQIINNCIDALKSESTAFQGVKSGAVSTAEPQLVLLSEPLAGKHSFLSPRYKDAFSHGLQRHHSVETAPGPPRASTSSSGGSTRSPRAFRAEASGVHKAAEAKYIEKSSPAADTILTVTPAAAVLRAEAEKGRQYGEHRHSYPGSHPAEPPAPPPPPPAHEGLGGRKAGASRVYECGVAVCGPFSASARSTLAAGRHSEDGGRLTASQPLLRRLRPEPRRHKDEEEFMAAGHALRKKVQFAKDEDLHDILDYWKGVSAQHKS from the coding sequence ATGGCCGGTCGCGGGTGGGGTGTGCTGTGGGTGTGCGTGGCGGCTGCCACCCTGCTGCACGCGGGAGGGCTGGCCCACGGCGACTGCTGGCTGATTGAGGGTGACAAGGGGTTCGTGTGGCTGGCCATCTGCAGCCAGAACCAGCCTCCCTACGAGGCCATCCCGCAGCAGATCAACAACACCATCGTGGATCTGCGGCTCAACGAGAACCGCATCCGCAGCGTTCAGTACGCCTCGCTGAGCCGCTTCGGCAACCTCACGTACCTCAACCTCACCAAGAACGAGATCGGCTACATCGAGGACGGCGCCTTCTCGGCCCAGTTCAACCTGCAGGTGCTGCAGCTGGGCTACAACCGGCTGCGCAACCTCACAGAGGGCATGCTGCGGGGCCTGAGCAAGCTGGAGTACCTGTACCTGCAGGCCAACCTCATCGAGGTGGTCATGGCCAGCGCCTTCTGGGAGTGTCCCAACATTGTCAACATCGACCTGTCCATGAACCGCATCCAGCAGCTGAGCAGCGGCACCTTCGTGGGCCTGGCCAAGCTGTCCGTGTGCGAGCTGTACAGCAACCCCTTCTACTGCTCCTGTGAGCTGCTGGGCTTCCTGCGCTGGCTGGCCGCCTTCACCAACGCCACGCAGACCTATGACCGTATGCAGTGTGAGTCGCCGCCCGTCTACTCCGGCTACTACCTGCTGGGCCAGGGCCGCCAGGGCCAGCGCAGCATCCTCAGCAAGCTGCAGTCCGTCTGCACGGAGGACTCCTATGGGGCTGCAGCCGAGGTGATCGGGCCCCGCCTGGTGCCAGGTCGCTCACAGCTGGGGCGCTCACCGCCACCACCGCCACCGCCCGAGCCCAGCGACGCGCCCTGTGCCTACGACGAATGCTTCTCCGGCGACGGCACCACCCCCCTGGTGGCCACGCTGGCCACCCAGGCCGAGGCCCGTCCCCTCATCAAGGTCAAGCAGCTGACCCAGAACTCGGCCACCATCACCGTCCAGCTGCCCAGCCCCTTCAACCGCATGTACACGCTGGAGCAGTACAACAACAGCAAGCCCTCCACCGTGTCCAAGCTGACCCAGGCCCAGGAGGAGATCCGCCTGACCAACCTGTACACGCTCACCAACTACACCTACTGCGTGGTGTCCACCAGCTCCGGGACCCAGCACAACCACACATGCCTCACCATCTGCCTGCCCAAGCCGCCCAGCCCACCTGGGCCGGTGCCCAGCCCCTCCACGGCCACCCACTACATCATGACCATCCTGGGCTGCCTCTTCGGCATGGTGCTGGTGCTGGGTGCCGTGTACTACTGCCTGCGCAGGCGGAGGCGCCAGGAGGAAAAGCACAAGAAGGCAGCGGCAGCGGCGGCTGCCGGCAGCCTGAAGAAGACCATCATCGAGCTCAAGTATGGGCCAGAGATGGAGGCGCCTGGCCTGGCTCCGCTATCCCAAGGCCCACTGCTGGGCCCTGAGGCTGTGACCCGCATCCCGTACCTGCCCGCGGCCACTGGCGAGGTGGAGCAGTATAAGCTGGTGGAGAGCGGAGAGACGCCCAAGGCCAGCAAGGGCAACTACATCGAGGTGCGCACGGGGGAGGCTCCGGAGCGCAGGGACTGCGAGCTGGGCCGGCAGGGCCCGGACAGCCAGAGCTCCGTGGCTGAGATCTCCACCATCGCCAAGGAGGTGGACAAAGTCAACCAGATCATCAACAACTGCATCGATGCGCTCAAGTCCGAGTCCACCGCCTTCCAGGGTGTCAAGTCCGGGGCTGTGTCCACAGCCGAGCCGCAGCTGGTGCTGCTGTCCGAGCCGCTGGCCGGCAAGCACAGCTTCCTGTCGCCCAGGTACAAGGACGCCTTCAGCCACGGCCTGCAGCGGCACCACAGCGTGGAGACGGCGCCGGGGCCCCCGCGGGCCAGCACCTCCTCCAGTGGCGGCTCCACACGCAGCCCGAGGGCCTTCCGGGCCGAGGCCTCAGGTGTGCACAAGGCCGCCGAGGCCAAGTACATCGAGAAGAGCTCACCAGCAGCCGACACCATCCTCACTGTGACGCCCGCGGCCGCCGTGCTGCGGGCAGAGGCCGAGAAGGGCCGGCAGTACGGCGAGCACCGGCACTCGTACCCCGGCTCGCACCCGGCCGAGCCCCCGGcaccgcccccgcccccgcccgcccACGAGGGCCTGGGTGGACGCAAGGCGGGTGCGAGCCGGGTGTACGAGTGCGGTGTCGCCGTATGCGGCCCCTTCTCGGCCTCTGCCCGCAGCACGCTGGCCGCGGGACGTCACAGTGAGGATGGTGGTCGGCTGACTGCGTCGCAGCCTCTTCTCCGGCGGCTCAGACCTGAGCCTCGGCGGCACAAGGACGAGGAGGAGTTCATGGCCGCCGGCCACGCCCTGCGCAAGAAGGTCCAGTTCGCCAAAGACGAGGATCTGCATGACATCCTGGACTACTGGAAGGGCGTCTCCGCCCAGCACAAGTCCTGA